In one window of Pseudooceanicola aestuarii DNA:
- a CDS encoding ATP phosphoribosyltransferase regulatory subunit, whose amino-acid sequence MQPPARPAPSGPGKSTPDKSAVRACAAQVQAGFAQAGALAVEAPILVPAGTLLDLYGEDIRARAYTTSDSLRGEQMLRPDFTVPVVQMHMAQGAEPARYTYAGEVFRRQEEDEARANEYMQVGVEIFDGSNPAAADAEVFALVQAALAPLGLRAATGDIGLLMAAVDGLRISDARRSALRRHIWRPARFKSLLDRYAGQGRPLPARSALLAAEDPLAGAGPQIGLRSRAEVEARIALLRADAAEPPVSAEEVALIEAVLAVRERLPYALERLRDIAVDMPSIVAAVDRLDARAQALDGRGIDVATLDFESVYGRTHMEYYDGFVFGFYAEARPDLPPVATGGRYDTLTRLLGQAQGRPGGIPAVGAVVRPGLMVELGLVTEPEGTT is encoded by the coding sequence ATGCAGCCCCCCGCCCGCCCCGCGCCGTCCGGCCCCGGCAAATCCACCCCCGACAAATCCGCCGTGCGCGCCTGCGCGGCACAGGTGCAGGCGGGGTTCGCCCAGGCCGGGGCACTTGCCGTGGAGGCGCCGATCCTGGTGCCTGCCGGCACATTGCTGGACCTATATGGCGAGGACATCCGCGCCCGCGCCTACACCACCTCGGACAGCCTGCGCGGCGAACAGATGCTGCGCCCCGACTTCACCGTGCCAGTGGTGCAGATGCATATGGCCCAGGGTGCGGAGCCCGCGCGCTATACCTACGCCGGAGAGGTCTTTCGGCGACAGGAGGAAGACGAGGCCCGCGCCAACGAATACATGCAGGTCGGGGTGGAGATCTTTGACGGCAGCAACCCCGCCGCCGCCGATGCCGAGGTCTTCGCCCTTGTGCAGGCCGCGCTGGCCCCGCTGGGGCTGCGGGCGGCGACCGGTGACATCGGCCTGCTGATGGCGGCCGTGGACGGCCTGCGGATCAGCGATGCGCGCCGCAGCGCGCTGCGGCGCCACATCTGGCGCCCGGCGCGGTTCAAGTCGCTTCTGGACCGCTATGCTGGCCAGGGTCGCCCCCTGCCCGCTCGCAGCGCCCTGTTGGCGGCCGAGGATCCGCTGGCCGGAGCCGGTCCGCAGATCGGGTTGCGCAGCCGGGCCGAGGTCGAGGCCCGGATCGCCCTGTTGCGCGCCGATGCCGCCGAGCCGCCCGTCTCCGCCGAGGAGGTCGCCCTGATCGAGGCGGTGCTGGCGGTGCGCGAACGCCTGCCCTACGCGCTGGAACGGCTGCGCGACATCGCGGTGGACATGCCCTCCATCGTGGCGGCGGTGGACCGGCTGGATGCCCGTGCGCAGGCGCTGGACGGGCGCGGGATCGATGTCGCGACGCTGGATTTCGAAAGCGTCTATGGCCGCACACACATGGAATATTACGATGGTTTCGTCTTCGGCTTCTACGCCGAAGCGCGGCCAGACCTGCCCCCGGTTGCCACGGGCGGGCGCTACGACACGTTGACCCGCCTGTTGGGCCAGGCACAGGGCCGGCCCGGCGGCATCCCGGCTGTGGGTGCCGTGGTGCGGCCGGGATTGATGGTCGAACTGGGCCTTGTGACCGAACCGGAGGGCACGACATGA
- the hisG gene encoding ATP phosphoribosyltransferase, giving the protein MSVKLGVPSKGRLMEKTFDWFGARGITLRRAGSEREYAGQVEGIEGLELILLSAGEIPRELAAGRIHLGVTGQDLVREKLGHWDQRVEELSTLGFGHADLIIAVPAAWVDVSGLDDLDAAAAQFRRTHGFRLRIATKYHRLVREFLRDRGVADYQLIDSQGATEGTVKNETAEAIADITSTGETLRANHLKILDDGLILPSQATLFRARSAPLDDADRRALNALRERLALD; this is encoded by the coding sequence ATGAGCGTGAAGCTGGGCGTCCCCTCCAAGGGGCGGTTGATGGAAAAGACCTTTGACTGGTTCGGCGCGCGGGGCATCACCCTGCGCCGCGCCGGGTCGGAACGGGAATATGCCGGCCAGGTCGAGGGGATCGAAGGGCTGGAACTGATCCTGCTTTCTGCCGGGGAGATCCCCCGCGAACTGGCCGCCGGGCGCATTCACCTGGGGGTCACCGGCCAGGATCTGGTCCGGGAGAAGTTGGGCCATTGGGATCAGCGGGTCGAGGAACTTTCCACCCTGGGCTTCGGCCATGCCGACCTGATCATCGCCGTGCCCGCCGCCTGGGTCGATGTCAGCGGGCTGGACGACCTGGACGCCGCCGCCGCGCAATTCCGTCGGACCCATGGGTTCCGGCTGCGGATCGCCACGAAATATCACCGGCTGGTGCGGGAATTCCTGCGCGACCGGGGCGTGGCCGATTACCAGCTGATCGACAGTCAAGGCGCCACCGAAGGCACGGTGAAGAACGAAACCGCCGAAGCCATCGCCGACATCACCTCCACCGGGGAAACGCTGCGCGCCAACCACCTGAAGATCCTTGACGACGGTCTGATCCTGCCCAGCCAGGCAACGCTGTTCCGGGCCCGCTCTGCCCCGCTGGACGATGCCGACCGCCGCGCCCTGAACGCCCTGCGCGAACGGTTGGCGCTGGATTGA
- a CDS encoding DUF1489 family protein, with translation MNLVKLSVGTESVETLASWQAMRADQSADGRARHLTRMWPRREGELLDGGSIYWVIKGLIQARQRILALEEVRQEDGIRRCAIVLHPTLVPVALLPKRAFQGWRYLEANKAPADLDPARAGDDDLPPELSAALAEIGVL, from the coding sequence TTGAACCTGGTGAAACTTTCCGTCGGGACGGAAAGTGTGGAAACATTGGCAAGCTGGCAGGCGATGCGGGCTGATCAATCGGCGGACGGGCGGGCGCGGCATCTGACGCGGATGTGGCCGCGTCGTGAGGGCGAGTTGCTGGACGGCGGGTCCATCTACTGGGTTATCAAAGGCTTGATCCAGGCCCGGCAACGCATCCTTGCGCTGGAGGAAGTGCGTCAGGAGGACGGCATTCGGCGTTGCGCCATTGTGCTGCACCCTACGTTGGTGCCGGTCGCCCTGTTGCCGAAGCGGGCGTTCCAGGGGTGGCGCTACCTGGAAGCGAACAAGGCGCCCGCCGATCTTGATCCGGCGCGTGCCGGGGACGACGATCTGCCGCCCGAACTCTCGGCCGCGCTGGCTGAGATTGGAGTCTTGTGA
- a CDS encoding DsbA family oxidoreductase, protein MRDIDPDIAFCLYRAAPTKAAKDAVVEALDLIDQSRVITDRRIQRILPTQPIGFVRPERAEKVAIPEPLMQELETWVDLASRGLWSITDNAFVGGVSPKPYLNAAKKILTTAERAGALKLAGLNTIASAFDERVLVAVVQMLRDLHKNDEAGAITPRTAWGYFDCLIPLLERNGEDAFSVRTILKTDSWLKIGRRNRTEMSPHLRSFCRKVVTDMNARIRFLSLHIQLRKKAILHLKAAQMTTGRQAERHLEKARRFGTCAAFAALETDAIPARVSSVLKTTFRGSGAWLCLGHRKTDDGRLMIPAAYVKNGKPLFATMSATSRLRGLETLRWYEKAIRPLFGDHQDNDHFFPAVQKPGQALPYCQLTAAAAARRIALDVVWHPFELNPGMAEDGENLREHLAAKYGTTPEDSRKARDRLTTLGASLGFTFDYADDMRMWNIFRAHQLIDWADEKGKGHDVNLALFAAFLSERRNISDIEVLADVAASAGFGREEAFTLLDRGNRGDRVREKEHFWTSRGITGVPAMVFQRQHIVVGAQGEDTYGQILDQVAGGQPA, encoded by the coding sequence GTGCGCGACATCGATCCGGACATCGCTTTTTGCCTTTACAGAGCGGCCCCCACGAAAGCGGCAAAGGACGCCGTGGTAGAGGCCCTCGATCTTATCGATCAGTCACGGGTCATAACGGATCGGCGGATACAGCGTATCCTCCCAACGCAGCCCATTGGCTTCGTCCGGCCAGAACGCGCCGAGAAAGTCGCGATTCCGGAGCCGTTGATGCAGGAGCTGGAAACTTGGGTCGACCTCGCCTCACGGGGCCTCTGGTCCATTACAGACAATGCCTTTGTGGGCGGTGTCTCCCCCAAGCCTTACCTCAATGCCGCCAAGAAGATCCTCACGACGGCAGAACGCGCCGGCGCACTGAAGCTTGCTGGACTGAACACCATCGCGTCGGCCTTCGATGAGCGGGTTTTGGTCGCCGTCGTTCAAATGCTCCGCGACCTGCACAAAAATGATGAAGCCGGCGCCATCACGCCTCGCACGGCTTGGGGCTATTTCGACTGCCTCATTCCACTGCTGGAGCGCAACGGCGAAGATGCGTTTTCTGTCAGGACGATCTTGAAAACCGACTCTTGGCTGAAGATCGGTCGCCGAAATCGGACTGAGATGTCCCCGCACCTCCGCTCCTTCTGTAGGAAGGTCGTCACCGACATGAACGCGCGAATTCGGTTCCTGTCCCTCCACATCCAGCTCAGGAAGAAGGCGATCCTCCATCTGAAAGCTGCCCAGATGACGACGGGCCGGCAAGCCGAGCGCCACCTGGAGAAGGCGCGCCGATTCGGGACATGTGCGGCCTTCGCAGCCCTGGAAACCGATGCAATCCCGGCGCGCGTCTCGAGCGTCTTGAAGACAACCTTCCGCGGCAGCGGAGCCTGGCTCTGCCTCGGACATCGCAAGACGGACGACGGGCGGCTCATGATCCCTGCGGCATATGTGAAAAACGGTAAGCCGCTTTTTGCGACGATGTCGGCGACAAGCCGGTTGCGCGGCCTGGAAACGCTCCGCTGGTATGAAAAGGCCATCCGGCCGCTCTTTGGCGACCATCAGGACAACGATCATTTCTTTCCGGCAGTTCAGAAACCGGGCCAGGCCTTACCATATTGCCAGCTGACCGCGGCGGCTGCGGCGCGGCGGATCGCGCTCGATGTGGTGTGGCACCCATTCGAGCTGAACCCGGGAATGGCCGAAGATGGCGAGAACCTGCGCGAGCATCTGGCTGCCAAGTATGGCACGACGCCCGAGGACTCCCGCAAGGCACGGGACCGGCTGACAACCCTGGGGGCGTCGCTTGGCTTCACCTTCGATTACGCCGACGACATGCGCATGTGGAATATCTTCCGCGCCCACCAGTTGATCGACTGGGCCGACGAAAAGGGCAAGGGGCATGACGTGAACTTGGCCTTGTTCGCCGCGTTCCTTTCCGAACGGCGCAACATCTCTGACATCGAAGTCCTCGCTGACGTGGCCGCTTCTGCGGGGTTCGGCCGCGAGGAGGCTTTCACCTTACTGGACCGCGGGAACCGCGGAGACCGGGTCAGGGAAAAGGAACACTTCTGGACATCGCGCGGCATTACCGGCGTGCCTGCCATGGTCTTCCAGCGCCAGCATATCGTGGTCGGCGCGCAGGGCGAGGACACGTATGGCCAAATCCTCGACCAAGTCGCGGGAGGTCAACCCGCCTGA
- the hisS gene encoding histidine--tRNA ligase produces MAKVKKTPRPRAETPKGFRDYFGTDVTERAEMLSKIAGVYHRYGFDALESSAVETVEALGKFLPDVERPNAGVFAWQEGEEEGKGDWLALRYDLTAPLARVYAQHRNDLPTPYRRYAMGPVWRNEKPGPGRFRQFYQCDADTVGSASPAADAEICAMLADCLEEVGIPRGDYLVRINNRKVLNGVLEATGVTDPAQSADVLRTIDKFDKVGEAGVRDLLGKGRLDASGAYIDGVGLDDAQAAPVLAFLTSRGADSAATLENLRAAVGASAIGAEGVEELAQMADLLAAQGYGPDRIVIDPSVVRGLGYYTGPVFEAELTFEILDEKGRKRQFGSVAGGGRYDDLVKRFTGQSVPATGVSIGVDRLLAALRAKGRAGSTAPGPVVITVMDRDRMADYQSIVAELRQAGIRAEVYLGNPKNFGNQLKYADRRGSPAAVIEGAEEKARGVVQIKDLVLGAQIAQNATLEEWKERPSQFEVPRDQMVQKIQDILAGQD; encoded by the coding sequence ATGGCCAAGGTGAAGAAGACCCCCCGGCCCCGCGCGGAAACGCCCAAGGGGTTCCGCGATTATTTCGGCACGGACGTGACCGAACGGGCAGAGATGCTGTCGAAGATCGCCGGGGTCTACCATCGCTACGGTTTTGACGCGCTGGAAAGCAGCGCGGTGGAGACCGTCGAGGCCCTGGGCAAGTTCCTGCCCGACGTGGAGCGCCCGAACGCGGGTGTCTTTGCCTGGCAGGAAGGCGAGGAAGAGGGCAAGGGCGATTGGCTGGCCCTGCGCTATGACCTGACCGCGCCGCTGGCCCGTGTCTATGCCCAGCACCGCAACGACCTGCCGACGCCCTATCGCCGCTATGCCATGGGACCCGTCTGGCGCAACGAAAAGCCGGGACCGGGGCGATTCCGCCAGTTTTATCAATGCGATGCCGACACGGTCGGCAGCGCCTCGCCGGCGGCGGATGCGGAGATCTGCGCCATGCTGGCCGATTGCCTTGAAGAGGTCGGGATCCCGCGCGGCGATTACCTGGTGCGGATCAACAACCGCAAGGTTCTGAATGGCGTGCTGGAGGCCACGGGCGTGACCGATCCGGCGCAATCCGCCGATGTGCTGCGCACCATCGACAAGTTCGACAAGGTGGGCGAGGCCGGTGTGCGGGACCTGCTGGGCAAGGGCCGGCTGGACGCTTCGGGGGCCTATATCGACGGGGTCGGGCTGGACGATGCGCAGGCCGCGCCCGTTCTGGCCTTCTTGACCTCGCGCGGGGCGGACTCTGCCGCCACGCTGGAAAATCTGCGCGCCGCTGTCGGCGCCTCGGCCATTGGCGCCGAAGGGGTGGAAGAGCTGGCGCAGATGGCCGATCTGCTGGCCGCCCAGGGCTATGGCCCTGACCGCATCGTCATCGACCCCTCCGTTGTGCGGGGCCTTGGCTATTACACCGGCCCGGTGTTCGAGGCCGAACTGACCTTTGAAATCCTGGACGAGAAGGGCCGCAAGCGGCAGTTCGGATCTGTCGCGGGCGGCGGGCGCTATGACGATCTGGTGAAACGCTTCACCGGGCAATCGGTCCCGGCGACCGGCGTCTCCATCGGGGTGGACCGCCTGCTGGCCGCGCTGCGGGCCAAGGGCCGCGCGGGCAGCACCGCGCCCGGCCCCGTGGTCATCACCGTGATGGATCGCGACCGCATGGCCGATTACCAGTCCATCGTGGCCGAGCTGCGCCAAGCCGGCATCCGGGCCGAGGTCTATCTGGGCAATCCCAAGAACTTCGGCAACCAGTTGAAATACGCGGACCGGCGCGGTTCCCCCGCCGCCGTCATCGAAGGCGCCGAAGAGAAAGCCCGCGGCGTGGTGCAGATCAAGGATCTGGTGCTGGGCGCGCAGATCGCGCAGAACGCCACGCTGGAGGAATGGAAGGAACGCCCCTCGCAATTCGAGGTGCCGCGCGACCAGATGGTGCAAAAGATCCAGGATATCCTGGCAGGGCAGGACTGA
- a CDS encoding SlyX family protein has translation MEALEEKIAHLTRIVDDLSDELTRQGREIDVLNRRVAMLMQREAAREQDGSGGIVMGDEKPPHY, from the coding sequence ATGGAGGCGCTGGAAGAAAAGATCGCCCATCTGACGCGGATCGTGGATGATCTCAGTGACGAACTGACCCGCCAGGGGCGGGAAATCGACGTGTTGAACCGCCGTGTCGCCATGTTGATGCAGCGCGAGGCGGCGCGCGAACAGGATGGATCCGGCGGCATCGTGATGGGCGACGAAAAGCCACCGCATTACTGA
- a CDS encoding cyclase family protein, with protein sequence MGTTRWKNRPEGSNWGDFGPDDQLGRLNLITAEKVRQGVAEVREGRSFCLSLPLDYPGGNALNPRRHPPILRPTLRADGVNFNATLGPAHTDVISDDLAILHLQYSTQWDALAHVGGLFDADDDGVPERVYYNGFRAEDDITGPQDLADAGVTGAMAPHSTSRAARLGIENIAAHGVQGRAVMIDLHAHLGRAPTAVGYDMLMPILEADGVTIETGDMLCFHTGFAQQLLEQNRKPDHDSLHRSCAALDGRDGALLNWITDCGAAALIADNYAVETHPARPGEAATCCAYLPLHEHCLFKNGIPLGELWHLTPLADHLRAQGRHRFLLTAPPLRLPGAVGSPVTPIATV encoded by the coding sequence ATGGGCACGACGCGATGGAAGAACCGGCCGGAAGGGTCGAATTGGGGCGATTTCGGCCCTGACGACCAACTGGGGCGGCTGAACCTGATCACCGCCGAAAAGGTGCGTCAGGGCGTGGCAGAGGTCCGCGAGGGGCGCAGTTTCTGCCTGTCCTTGCCGCTGGACTACCCCGGTGGCAACGCTCTGAACCCGCGCCGCCATCCGCCGATCCTGCGCCCTACGCTGCGCGCAGACGGGGTCAATTTCAACGCCACGCTGGGTCCCGCCCACACGGATGTGATCAGCGACGACCTGGCGATCCTGCACCTGCAATATTCCACCCAATGGGACGCGCTGGCCCATGTCGGCGGGCTGTTCGACGCCGATGACGATGGCGTGCCTGAACGGGTCTACTACAACGGCTTCCGCGCCGAAGACGACATCACCGGCCCGCAGGACCTGGCCGACGCAGGGGTGACCGGCGCCATGGCACCGCATTCCACCTCCCGCGCCGCGAGACTGGGGATCGAGAACATCGCCGCCCATGGCGTGCAGGGCCGCGCGGTGATGATCGATCTGCATGCCCATTTGGGGCGTGCCCCCACGGCGGTGGGCTACGACATGCTGATGCCCATCCTGGAGGCCGACGGCGTCACCATCGAAACCGGCGACATGCTCTGTTTCCATACCGGCTTCGCCCAGCAGTTGCTGGAGCAGAACCGCAAGCCGGACCACGACAGCCTGCACAGATCCTGCGCCGCGCTGGACGGGCGCGACGGCGCGTTGCTGAACTGGATCACCGATTGCGGGGCCGCCGCGCTGATCGCCGACAATTACGCGGTGGAGACCCATCCCGCCCGCCCGGGCGAGGCGGCGACCTGTTGCGCCTATCTGCCATTGCACGAGCATTGCCTGTTCAAGAACGGCATCCCCTTGGGAGAGCTTTGGCACCTGACTCCGCTGGCAGACCACCTGCGTGCCCAGGGCCGCCACCGCTTCCTTCTGACCGCACCGCCGCTGCGTCTGCCCGGCGCCGTGGGCTCTCCGGTGACGCCGATCGCCACGGTGTAG
- a CDS encoding N-acetylmuramoyl-L-alanine amidase, with protein sequence MNGQVVRAAISILFLFWANLLAAQDFSGLARLDQGASTIRDDRGGILVDLTLSQGVPYRIFTLDDPRRAVFDFREVDWSGVDRAALLNTRAVASLAMGGLRPGWSRLVLALEAPMVLNRSALRVDPDTGKARLTARFVRADADRFAASAGAPPDIGWPSLPPADVPRRRNRPADAPLLVVLDPGHGGIDPGAEHGGVVEKDLMLTFAREVKDALVRAGAEVVLTRDDDSFVSLERRVTIAHQLGADLFVSLHADALARGRAHGTTIHTLAASASDEASEKLAERHDRGDLLAGVDLSGKDDVVTGVLLDLARMETQPRADRLARALVLAIRRSGLPLNTRPRRSASYSVLKAADIPSVLIEVGFLSSERDRENLTDPAFRARVAGAVRDAVLAWRLADRATAPLVRQ encoded by the coding sequence ATGAACGGGCAGGTGGTGCGCGCGGCGATTTCCATTCTTTTTCTCTTCTGGGCCAATCTCTTGGCAGCACAAGATTTTTCTGGCCTGGCCCGGTTGGATCAGGGGGCCTCGACGATCCGCGACGACCGGGGCGGGATTCTGGTGGATCTGACCCTGTCGCAGGGCGTGCCCTACCGGATCTTCACGCTGGACGACCCGCGCCGCGCGGTGTTCGACTTTCGCGAAGTCGATTGGTCCGGGGTGGACCGGGCGGCGCTGTTGAACACCCGCGCTGTAGCCTCGCTTGCCATGGGCGGGCTGCGTCCCGGCTGGTCGCGTCTGGTGCTGGCGCTGGAGGCGCCGATGGTGCTGAACCGCTCTGCCCTGCGGGTGGACCCGGACACCGGCAAAGCCCGGCTGACTGCGCGCTTTGTTCGCGCTGATGCCGACCGGTTCGCTGCCAGCGCGGGCGCTCCGCCCGACATCGGCTGGCCCAGCCTGCCGCCCGCCGATGTCCCCCGGCGCCGCAACCGGCCTGCCGATGCGCCGTTACTGGTGGTGCTGGACCCCGGCCATGGCGGGATCGACCCCGGTGCCGAACATGGTGGCGTGGTGGAGAAAGACCTGATGTTGACCTTCGCGCGGGAGGTGAAGGACGCGCTGGTCCGTGCGGGGGCCGAGGTCGTCCTGACGCGGGACGATGACAGTTTTGTCTCCCTTGAACGGCGGGTGACGATCGCGCACCAACTGGGTGCCGATCTCTTCGTGTCGCTTCATGCAGATGCGCTGGCGCGGGGGCGGGCGCATGGCACGACGATCCACACCCTGGCCGCCAGCGCCTCGGACGAAGCGTCCGAGAAGCTGGCCGAGCGCCACGATCGCGGCGATCTGCTGGCCGGTGTGGACCTGTCGGGCAAGGACGACGTGGTCACCGGCGTGTTGCTGGACCTGGCGCGGATGGAGACCCAGCCGCGCGCGGACCGGCTGGCCCGCGCATTGGTGCTGGCGATCCGACGCTCCGGCCTGCCGCTGAATACCCGGCCCCGCCGGTCGGCCAGCTACTCGGTGCTGAAGGCTGCGGATATCCCCTCGGTCCTGATCGAGGTCGGGTTCCTGTCCTCCGAACGCGACCGTGAAAACCTGACCGACCCGGCATTCCGAGCCCGCGTAGCCGGCGCGGTGCGCGATGCGGTGCTGGCTTGGCGCCTGGCCGACCGGGCCACCGCCCCCCTGGTGCGGCAGTAG